The Pelagibacterium halotolerans B2 genome has a segment encoding these proteins:
- a CDS encoding DUF1365 domain-containing protein, whose product MSDGAIYAGDVVHVRHRPRAHRLRYRVFSLLLDLDRLEALDKKLKLFSYNRFGVFSFRDADHGDGEAGGLRRWAERLLADAGIAGEDLKIEMLCYPRIFGYVFNPITVYFCSDAQGMRAILYEVCNTFYERHTYVIPVSGHVEGAVRQSCAKELYVSPFVPMQAQYDFKITPPSDKVQIAINESDNEGALLYAAFTGRREELSEKSLARALLRYPLMTLKIMGGIHWEALKLWLKGNPVFMHEKGHEKISHSVIGTAPAE is encoded by the coding sequence ATGAGTGATGGCGCGATCTATGCCGGAGACGTTGTGCATGTGCGGCACAGGCCGCGCGCGCATAGGCTCCGCTATCGCGTTTTTTCGCTGCTGCTCGATCTGGACAGGCTCGAGGCGCTGGACAAAAAGCTCAAGCTTTTTTCATACAATCGGTTCGGGGTGTTCAGCTTTCGCGACGCCGATCATGGCGACGGAGAGGCGGGCGGATTGCGGCGCTGGGCCGAGCGGCTGCTTGCCGACGCTGGGATCGCGGGCGAAGACCTCAAGATCGAGATGCTCTGTTATCCGCGCATTTTCGGATATGTCTTTAACCCGATAACCGTCTATTTCTGCTCCGATGCTCAGGGGATGCGGGCTATCCTTTATGAGGTGTGCAACACGTTTTACGAGCGGCACACCTATGTGATCCCGGTGAGCGGGCACGTCGAAGGTGCGGTGCGCCAATCATGTGCCAAGGAACTTTACGTTTCGCCCTTCGTGCCCATGCAGGCGCAATACGATTTCAAGATCACGCCACCGAGCGACAAGGTTCAGATCGCCATTAATGAAAGCGACAATGAAGGGGCGCTGCTCTATGCGGCGTTTACCGGCAGGCGCGAGGAACTGAGCGAGAAGAGCCTGGCGCGTGCGCTGCTGCGCTATCCGCTGATGACGCTGAAAATCATGGGTGGCATCCACTGGGAAGCGCTCAAGCTCTGGCTCAAGGGCAACCCCGTATTCATGCACGAAAAGGGGCACGAGAAGATCTCCCATTCAGTGATCGGAACCGCGCCGGCCGAATAG
- a CDS encoding NAD(P)/FAD-dependent oxidoreductase: MYLDAGPKGPKGTRRIAVIGSGISGLSAAWLMSQTHDVTLYEADSRIGGHSNTVDVDYDGKTIPVDTGFIVYNEANYPNLVAMFEHLGVPTSWSWMSFGASIDGGAFEYCSDPLGLIGQKSNVVRPRFWRMLFDVVKFSRSHREILADGSLAQVGLADYLAENGYSESYIQDHILPMAAAIWSSSAADIRKYPVQAFVRFFLNHGLLDLYNRPLWRTVEGGSREYVSRLVAEFKGTVRLSTPVGRIERHSGVVTITDACGHKDIFTDVLIATHADQALAMLAEPDHEERRVLGAFEYTHNKAVLHTDRRLMPKRKSVWSSWNYIGEREWDGDSPLCVTYWMNKLQNIDKKHPLFVTLNPSRDIDPATIFRSFDYTHPLFDQKAMAAQKELWRLQGRGGVWFAGAHFGSGFHEDGLQAGLAAAEDMAGVQRPWSVENASGRIHINSERVAAE, translated from the coding sequence ATGTATCTCGATGCTGGCCCCAAGGGACCGAAAGGCACCAGGCGTATTGCCGTGATCGGAAGCGGTATTTCAGGACTTTCGGCAGCCTGGTTGATGAGCCAGACACATGACGTGACGCTCTATGAAGCCGACTCCCGGATCGGGGGGCACTCCAATACGGTGGATGTGGACTATGATGGCAAGACGATCCCGGTCGATACGGGGTTCATTGTCTATAATGAAGCCAATTATCCCAATCTCGTCGCCATGTTCGAGCATCTGGGTGTTCCGACGTCGTGGTCCTGGATGTCGTTTGGTGCTTCGATCGATGGTGGTGCGTTTGAATATTGCTCGGACCCGCTGGGGTTGATCGGGCAGAAATCGAACGTAGTGCGTCCGCGCTTCTGGCGCATGCTGTTCGATGTCGTAAAGTTTTCCCGCTCCCACCGGGAAATCCTCGCCGATGGCAGCCTTGCGCAGGTCGGGTTGGCCGACTACCTGGCAGAGAACGGCTATTCGGAGAGCTATATCCAGGATCATATCCTGCCCATGGCCGCGGCGATCTGGTCGTCCTCGGCCGCCGATATCCGCAAGTATCCTGTTCAGGCCTTCGTGCGGTTCTTCCTCAATCATGGCCTGCTCGATCTTTACAACCGTCCGCTGTGGCGAACTGTCGAGGGCGGCAGCCGCGAGTATGTTTCGCGTCTGGTGGCAGAGTTTAAGGGAACGGTCAGGCTTTCGACGCCTGTTGGCCGGATCGAGCGCCATTCGGGCGTGGTGACGATAACCGATGCGTGCGGACACAAGGACATCTTTACCGATGTTCTTATCGCGACCCATGCGGACCAGGCACTGGCCATGCTGGCTGAACCCGACCACGAAGAGAGGCGGGTTCTAGGCGCGTTCGAATACACCCACAACAAGGCTGTGCTGCACACGGACAGACGCCTGATGCCAAAGCGCAAATCGGTATGGTCGAGCTGGAACTATATCGGGGAGCGCGAATGGGACGGGGACAGCCCGCTATGCGTTACCTATTGGATGAACAAGCTCCAGAATATCGACAAGAAACACCCCCTGTTCGTGACGCTCAATCCCAGCCGGGACATCGATCCGGCGACGATTTTCAGATCCTTTGACTACACCCACCCCCTGTTCGACCAGAAAGCGATGGCGGCTCAGAAAGAGCTTTGGCGCTTGCAGGGGCGCGGCGGTGTCTGGTTTGCGGGCGCGCATTTCGGCTCGGGGTTCCACGAGGACGGGTTGCAGGCCGGTCTTGCCGCGGCCGAAGATATGGCGGGCGTTCAACGTCCCTGGTCGGTGGAGAACGCTTCGGGCCGTATCCATATCAACAGCGAAAGAGTGGCCGCTGAATGA
- a CDS encoding sigma-70 family RNA polymerase sigma factor: MAVDPSDKKALNIVMRQKLFAVATSRDVAAFEELFRYYGPRVRAYMAKLSRDGQLAEELMQETMVAVWNKAAQYSPDKGNVSTWIFTIARNQRIDHWRKANRPDFDPNDPAFVPAEVKPADAAFDMNEDADRLHRAMQTLPPEQLELLKLSFFEEASHGSISERLGLPLGTVKSRIRLAFAKLRAALEDRS, from the coding sequence ATGGCTGTCGACCCCAGTGACAAAAAGGCGCTCAATATCGTGATGCGCCAGAAACTTTTCGCAGTCGCCACGTCGCGCGACGTCGCCGCTTTTGAAGAGCTGTTCCGCTATTACGGTCCCCGGGTGCGCGCCTATATGGCCAAGCTTTCCCGCGACGGGCAGCTCGCCGAGGAATTGATGCAGGAAACAATGGTGGCGGTCTGGAACAAGGCCGCCCAGTACAGCCCCGACAAGGGCAACGTCTCGACATGGATTTTCACGATCGCGCGCAACCAGCGCATCGACCACTGGCGCAAGGCAAACCGCCCCGATTTCGACCCCAACGATCCCGCCTTCGTTCCCGCCGAGGTCAAGCCCGCCGACGCGGCATTCGACATGAACGAGGATGCCGACCGTCTCCATCGCGCCATGCAAACGCTTCCTCCCGAACAGCTTGAGCTTCTCAAGCTCTCGTTTTTCGAAGAGGCTTCCCACGGCTCGATCTCCGAAAGACTCGGCCTGCCGCTGGGCACCGTCAAATCCCGCATCCGTCTGGCCTTTGCCAAGCTGCGCGCCGCGCTGGAGGATCGCTCATGA
- a CDS encoding ChrR family anti-sigma-E factor — translation MSIVHHLEEDVLLDHAAGTLAEGFSLAVATHLAICPECRERYAMIEGAGGELLDTIEPASGQDGGWQALRARISNASLPAAKPARRGTSGGSAPVLPEPLRSYVGSDVDAIRWKSMPGAAQFIIPTRDGRAVARLLRIPAGKPVPEHTHRGMEMTLVLSGAFADEDGTFARGDIEIADGSLTHQPVATNDADCICLAVTEAPLKFKSWIVRLFQPMLGI, via the coding sequence ATGAGCATCGTCCACCACCTTGAGGAAGATGTCCTGCTCGATCATGCCGCCGGTACGCTCGCCGAGGGCTTTTCGCTTGCCGTCGCCACCCATCTGGCCATCTGCCCCGAGTGCCGTGAGCGCTATGCCATGATCGAGGGTGCGGGCGGCGAACTGCTCGACACCATCGAACCGGCCTCCGGTCAAGATGGCGGCTGGCAGGCGCTTAGGGCCCGCATCTCCAACGCGTCCTTGCCCGCGGCGAAACCGGCGCGTCGCGGCACCTCCGGCGGATCGGCGCCTGTCCTGCCCGAACCCTTGCGCTCCTATGTCGGCTCGGACGTCGATGCCATCCGCTGGAAGTCCATGCCCGGCGCCGCCCAGTTCATCATCCCCACCCGCGATGGCCGCGCGGTAGCGCGCCTCCTGCGCATTCCGGCCGGCAAGCCGGTGCCAGAACACACCCATCGCGGCATGGAAATGACGCTGGTTCTTTCCGGCGCCTTTGCCGATGAGGACGGAACGTTCGCCCGCGGCGATATAGAGATCGCCGATGGCAGCCTGACCCATCAGCCGGTCGCCACAAACGATGCCGATTGCATCTGCCTTGCCGTCACAGAAGCCCCGCTCAAATTCAAGAGCTGGATCGTGCGTCTGTTTCAGCCAATGCTGGGGATATGA
- a CDS encoding DUF2177 family protein: protein MPYVIAYVGTAIVFFAIDYVWLSRVAFGFYREQIGHVLLDQPNLAAAGAFYLFYIGGIVYFAVAPAMQSGNWTQALAAGAILGLVAYGTYDMTNLATIRNWSVSVTIIDIVWGAALTGTAATAGYFATRLLGNN, encoded by the coding sequence ATGCCTTACGTCATTGCCTATGTCGGAACGGCCATCGTCTTTTTCGCCATCGACTATGTCTGGCTCTCACGGGTCGCTTTCGGATTTTACCGCGAACAGATCGGCCACGTTCTGCTCGACCAGCCCAACCTCGCGGCCGCGGGCGCCTTCTATCTCTTCTATATCGGTGGCATTGTTTATTTCGCCGTTGCCCCGGCGATGCAGTCGGGCAACTGGACGCAGGCTCTGGCTGCCGGTGCAATCCTGGGGCTCGTCGCCTATGGCACCTACGACATGACCAATCTGGCCACCATCCGCAACTGGTCGGTCTCGGTCACCATCATCGATATCGTCTGGGGCGCAGCCCTCACCGGCACCGCCGCCACCGCCGGCTATTTTGCCACGCGCCTGCTGGGCAACAACTAA
- a CDS encoding ribonuclease activity regulator RraA, with the protein MTLTPDATETLKGVSTATLTTVLLKKGLRNVWIRNARPIRPGMPRIVGPAFTLRFVPAREDLATPASWGSPISTRAAIEDMPEGAVVVADAMGVSDAGIFGDILCFRMAKKGVAALVTDGVMRDAAGVHSTNLPVWCNGISAPPSVAGLTFVGWQETIGCGGVAVIPGDTIVVDDDGAVVIPQALLLEVLAEAPEQEAMEAWIMTEVDRGVPLPGLYPMNEETKKRYEAFRAGQRR; encoded by the coding sequence ATGACATTGACCCCGGACGCAACCGAGACCCTCAAGGGTGTTTCGACAGCGACGCTGACCACCGTGCTGCTCAAGAAGGGGCTGCGCAATGTGTGGATCCGCAACGCCCGGCCAATCAGGCCGGGCATGCCAAGGATTGTGGGGCCGGCCTTTACGCTGCGGTTCGTTCCGGCGCGGGAGGACCTTGCGACGCCGGCAAGCTGGGGATCGCCGATATCGACGCGCGCGGCAATCGAGGACATGCCGGAAGGCGCTGTCGTGGTGGCCGACGCCATGGGCGTTTCGGACGCCGGGATATTCGGCGACATTCTTTGCTTTCGCATGGCCAAGAAGGGTGTCGCCGCGCTGGTGACCGATGGGGTGATGCGCGATGCCGCAGGTGTCCATTCCACCAACCTACCGGTCTGGTGCAACGGTATTTCGGCGCCGCCATCGGTGGCGGGGCTGACTTTTGTGGGCTGGCAGGAAACGATCGGCTGCGGCGGAGTGGCGGTTATCCCCGGCGATACGATCGTTGTCGACGATGACGGGGCCGTTGTGATTCCTCAGGCGCTACTCCTAGAGGTTCTGGCCGAAGCGCCGGAGCAGGAAGCGATGGAAGCATGGATCATGACCGAGGTGGATCGCGGCGTGCCGCTACCCGGCCTCTATCCCATGAATGAAGAGACTAAGAAGCGCTATGAGGCGTTCAGGGCCGGGCAACGGCGTTAG
- a CDS encoding Gfo/Idh/MocA family protein, with amino-acid sequence MLNIAILGPGNWAKRLVGSVQGRSESVRFSVAGSRAPERHADFGAAFGIPVVPYASVYARENVDAVLIATPHSEHRDQAIAAARAGKHVFCEKPLALSAADADAIIAECDRAGVVLAHGFNRRFAPAYLEMARRIGAGELGTLLHIEGQFSGPSGLALKPGAWRATREQCPAGAMTARGIHALDTMIALAGPVSRVFAQSDRRVLEVDVDDVTSGLLRFAGGVTGYIASHHATAEIWRIQAYGTKGWLEMRSDNVLTFSPTDGANETVALDQVDKERSELEAFAAAVGGTAAYPVTSTQARNGIAVLQAMAQSAVSGQPVDL; translated from the coding sequence ATGCTCAACATTGCGATCCTGGGACCCGGGAATTGGGCCAAACGCCTGGTGGGCTCGGTGCAGGGGAGAAGCGAAAGCGTGCGGTTTTCCGTCGCCGGTAGCAGGGCGCCCGAGCGTCACGCCGATTTCGGAGCCGCCTTCGGCATTCCCGTCGTCCCCTATGCTTCGGTCTATGCGCGAGAAAATGTCGATGCGGTTTTGATCGCCACCCCGCATTCAGAGCACCGGGACCAGGCCATCGCAGCCGCCCGGGCCGGCAAGCATGTATTCTGCGAAAAGCCGTTGGCGCTTTCCGCAGCCGATGCGGACGCGATAATCGCTGAATGCGATCGCGCCGGCGTCGTCCTGGCCCACGGTTTCAACCGCCGATTCGCCCCCGCCTATCTGGAGATGGCCCGCAGGATCGGGGCGGGAGAACTGGGCACGCTTCTCCATATCGAAGGACAGTTTTCCGGCCCCTCCGGCCTTGCCCTCAAGCCCGGCGCATGGCGCGCCACCCGCGAGCAATGCCCCGCGGGCGCCATGACGGCGCGCGGCATCCATGCGCTCGATACAATGATCGCCCTGGCCGGCCCGGTCAGCCGGGTCTTTGCCCAGAGCGACCGGCGGGTGCTCGAAGTGGATGTCGACGACGTGACCTCCGGCCTTTTGCGCTTTGCCGGCGGTGTGACGGGCTACATTGCTTCCCACCACGCCACCGCCGAAATCTGGCGCATCCAGGCTTACGGGACGAAAGGCTGGCTCGAAATGCGCAGCGACAACGTTCTGACATTCAGCCCCACCGACGGTGCCAATGAAACCGTGGCGCTCGATCAGGTCGATAAGGAACGGAGCGAACTCGAAGCCTTCGCCGCCGCCGTCGGTGGAACGGCGGCATACCCTGTCACCTCCACCCAGGCGCGAAACGGCATCGCCGTGCTCCAAGCCATGGCGCAATCGGCAGTATCGGGCCAACCTGTCGATCTTTGA
- a CDS encoding extradiol ring-cleavage dioxygenase → MARITGGIGVPHTPYFPKFAAAEGPEGEINSFFAPIRARIEAHRPDVLIVIDTDHFNTFYFDNFPTFAVGVDDSFYGPIDDVALMPPRDIGSDRALARHLHTALVRAEFDPAFVTNFKIGHSTCVPLHFLTPDLDVPVVPIFLNGHLPPMPSAARAYGFGKALGAAIEAWPADIGVEVVGTGSFSLDVAGPLMFEGENYGVPDLAWAKRVIALMVEGEMETLIAEATEPRMLAAGNVGGEVLNWIAMIGAVGNDKAGSIALQEHRGHAYGIWDAGEAQ, encoded by the coding sequence ATGGCCAGGATTACCGGCGGGATCGGGGTTCCTCACACACCGTACTTTCCCAAATTTGCCGCTGCGGAAGGTCCCGAGGGGGAGATAAACAGCTTCTTTGCCCCGATCAGGGCGCGGATTGAAGCACACCGGCCAGATGTCCTTATCGTCATCGATACCGACCATTTCAACACATTCTATTTCGACAATTTTCCCACTTTCGCCGTGGGCGTCGATGACAGCTTTTACGGACCCATCGACGATGTGGCACTGATGCCGCCGCGTGACATAGGCTCGGACAGGGCGCTGGCGCGGCACCTGCATACCGCGCTTGTGCGGGCCGAATTCGATCCGGCGTTCGTGACCAATTTCAAGATCGGTCATTCGACCTGCGTGCCGCTCCATTTTCTGACGCCGGACCTTGATGTTCCGGTTGTGCCGATCTTTCTCAACGGCCATCTTCCACCCATGCCATCGGCGGCGCGCGCCTATGGTTTTGGCAAGGCGCTGGGCGCCGCAATTGAGGCGTGGCCGGCCGATATCGGGGTAGAAGTGGTCGGTACGGGCAGTTTCTCGCTCGATGTCGCCGGACCGCTGATGTTCGAGGGCGAAAATTACGGCGTTCCGGATCTGGCCTGGGCCAAAAGGGTCATCGCGCTCATGGTCGAGGGCGAGATGGAAACGCTCATCGCCGAGGCGACCGAACCGCGCATGCTGGCGGCCGGCAATGTGGGCGGCGAGGTTCTGAACTGGATCGCCATGATCGGGGCGGTCGGGAACGACAAGGCCGGCAGCATCGCATTGCAGGAGCATCGCGGTCATGCCTATGGTATATGGGATGCGGGAGAGGCGCAATGA
- a CDS encoding ABC transporter ATP-binding protein produces the protein MLRVENLSKRFGDVSAIADITAEFPKGRFSCIVGPSGCGKTTLLKCLSGLLEPSGGAVMLDGKPVTAPPKTMALVFQDYSRSLFPWMTVRENVSFPLRGNGAMDKGQKGAAVESALKAVGLADAMDRYPWQLSGGMQQRTSIARAIAYNPEILLMDEPFASVDAQTRADLEDLMLQIKRDYGMTIVFVTHDIDESVYLGDRIVVLAPPPTSVKEVLEVSLPELRDQVATKEHPEFLRLRGHVFNEIMRRTQVAGER, from the coding sequence ATGCTGCGTGTCGAAAATCTTTCCAAGCGGTTCGGAGATGTCTCGGCGATCGCCGATATCACCGCTGAATTTCCCAAGGGCAGGTTCAGTTGCATTGTGGGGCCGTCCGGATGCGGCAAGACCACACTGCTCAAATGCCTTTCGGGCCTGCTCGAACCCAGCGGCGGGGCCGTGATGCTCGACGGAAAGCCGGTAACGGCGCCGCCAAAGACCATGGCGCTTGTGTTCCAGGACTATTCGCGGTCGCTGTTTCCCTGGATGACGGTGCGCGAGAATGTGAGCTTTCCGCTGCGCGGCAATGGCGCGATGGACAAGGGCCAAAAAGGAGCCGCGGTCGAATCGGCGCTCAAGGCGGTGGGGCTGGCCGATGCCATGGACCGGTATCCCTGGCAGTTGTCAGGGGGCATGCAGCAGCGCACCTCGATTGCCCGCGCCATTGCCTATAACCCCGAAATCCTTTTGATGGACGAGCCATTCGCCTCGGTCGATGCCCAGACGCGGGCCGACCTTGAAGATCTGATGCTGCAGATCAAGCGCGATTACGGGATGACCATCGTCTTTGTCACCCACGATATCGATGAGTCGGTCTATCTGGGCGATCGCATCGTGGTGCTCGCACCGCCACCCACCAGCGTCAAGGAGGTGCTCGAGGTGTCGCTGCCTGAACTGAGGGATCAGGTTGCCACCAAGGAACATCCCGAATTTCTACGCCTGCGCGGGCATGTATTCAATGAAATCATGCGCCGCACGCAAGTGGCGGGGGAGCGCTAG
- a CDS encoding ABC transporter permease, with product MKRANRLVLLALELGTPIVLVVAYAVWAGPRADFFFPPLGTILSTFWDGWLGEKIASDILPSLWRTLAGFGLASVFAVGLGLVLGLSRVARIATAPLVEFFRALPPPALLPLTILVLGVGDFAKIMLIALVCLFPVLLNTIAGVAGIDPTLKDTARVYQISRRDVLLRIVIPAALPSIFAGLRTSLSLAVIMMVISEFVAATNGIGFSIWQAKRLFDIPSMWAGIILLGIVGYGLNMVLIAIESYVLRWHRGARAAAL from the coding sequence ATGAAACGTGCCAATCGTCTCGTTCTGCTTGCCCTGGAATTGGGGACACCGATCGTGCTCGTTGTTGCCTATGCGGTCTGGGCCGGGCCGCGCGCCGATTTCTTCTTTCCGCCACTCGGCACCATCCTGTCGACGTTCTGGGACGGATGGCTGGGAGAAAAGATCGCCTCGGACATCCTGCCCAGCCTGTGGCGGACATTGGCCGGATTCGGGCTGGCCTCGGTCTTTGCGGTCGGGTTGGGGCTGGTGCTGGGACTTTCGCGCGTGGCGCGCATCGCCACGGCGCCGCTCGTCGAATTTTTTCGCGCGCTTCCGCCGCCCGCGCTTCTGCCGCTGACCATATTGGTGCTGGGGGTTGGCGATTTTGCCAAGATCATGCTTATCGCGCTGGTGTGCCTGTTTCCGGTGCTGCTCAACACGATCGCCGGGGTCGCCGGTATCGATCCGACGCTCAAGGACACAGCGCGGGTCTATCAGATAAGCCGCAGGGACGTCCTGTTGCGCATCGTTATCCCCGCCGCCCTGCCTTCGATCTTTGCCGGACTGCGCACAAGTCTTTCGCTGGCCGTTATCATGATGGTGATTTCCGAGTTCGTCGCGGCAACCAACGGGATCGGCTTTTCGATCTGGCAGGCCAAGCGCCTGTTCGACATTCCCTCCATGTGGGCCGGCATCATCCTGCTCGGCATCGTGGGCTACGGGCTCAACATGGTTCTCATCGCAATCGAATCTTACGTCCTGCGCTGGCATCGCGGGGCACGGGCTGCGGCGCTCTAG
- a CDS encoding ABC transporter permease: MRSRGGRRRTDMWLAWAGTLAFVGLIELTVRIGILPERFFPAPGTMAVTLVGQFASSVFWMALWNTLWTWAISLAVAAVLGVGLGIAMGASRYVYSALRLIVEFLRPIPSVALIPAIILVIGVNFESKIVLAAFAAFWPVLIQTIYGMHDVEPVALDTARSFGVGRIERLTRVALPLALPYIATGIRIGSAVALIIVVTMEIVVGVPGLGELILIARQGANVEVAYALILASGLLGWGLNTGFARLEARLLFWHPSFRSVTP; encoded by the coding sequence ATGAGATCACGCGGCGGCCGGCGGCGGACCGATATGTGGCTGGCCTGGGCCGGAACACTGGCATTTGTGGGACTGATCGAGCTGACCGTCCGCATCGGCATCCTGCCCGAGCGGTTCTTTCCCGCGCCCGGCACGATGGCTGTGACGCTGGTCGGCCAGTTCGCCTCATCCGTCTTCTGGATGGCCCTGTGGAATACGCTGTGGACATGGGCGATCAGCCTTGCCGTTGCCGCAGTGCTGGGGGTGGGGCTTGGCATTGCCATGGGTGCCTCGCGCTACGTCTATTCCGCCCTGCGGCTTATTGTCGAATTCCTGCGGCCGATCCCGTCCGTTGCGCTCATCCCGGCGATCATTCTGGTGATCGGGGTCAATTTCGAGAGCAAGATCGTTCTGGCGGCGTTCGCCGCCTTCTGGCCGGTTCTCATCCAGACGATCTACGGCATGCATGATGTCGAACCGGTGGCGCTCGATACGGCGCGCTCATTCGGGGTGGGGCGGATCGAGCGGTTGACCCGCGTGGCGCTGCCTTTGGCCCTGCCTTACATCGCGACCGGTATCCGCATCGGATCGGCGGTCGCGCTGATCATCGTCGTCACCATGGAAATCGTGGTTGGTGTGCCGGGGCTGGGGGAATTGATCCTGATTGCCCGGCAGGGGGCCAATGTGGAAGTGGCCTACGCCCTCATCCTCGCTTCGGGTCTTTTGGGCTGGGGGCTCAATACCGGGTTTGCCCGGCTCGAAGCGCGCCTGCTTTTCTGGCACCCCTCGTTCCGGAGCGTTACACCATGA
- a CDS encoding ABC transporter substrate-binding protein encodes MKPIHWTLGSSVLVATLALAAPGLGQDQTLSPQDPYHIVLGTIPIAPLIPAFIAVDQGYFLEEGLEVELRPEPGGQDIVTAVVAQEFDFGFSNQTSLLIARSRGLPIRAIANGVVGSPDVESAWDGVIVPADSEIETPQDLIGKVVSVNTLNNTPHLVVLSALENAGIEDPASQIQFLEVQFPDAVGAVSQRQVDAAWVVEPFVTVGSFSDTRVIMNPLIETGESFLMSVYFTSEQLIEERPDVVAAFTRAINRAMQYATENPEAVRQAFPRFNQSASEAVAEQMALPFWTTELSPSDLELGAELALRYGFIEQIPDLEAFVYSGSD; translated from the coding sequence GTGAAACCAATCCACTGGACGCTTGGCTCGTCGGTTCTTGTCGCGACGCTGGCGCTGGCCGCGCCCGGCCTCGGGCAGGATCAGACCCTGAGCCCCCAAGACCCCTATCATATCGTGCTCGGCACCATCCCCATCGCCCCGCTCATCCCTGCTTTCATCGCAGTCGATCAGGGCTATTTCCTTGAAGAAGGGCTTGAGGTGGAATTGCGTCCCGAGCCCGGTGGCCAGGATATCGTGACCGCTGTTGTCGCGCAGGAATTCGATTTCGGCTTTTCCAACCAGACCTCGCTGCTCATCGCCCGCTCGCGCGGGCTGCCCATTCGGGCCATCGCCAATGGCGTTGTCGGTTCACCCGACGTCGAAAGCGCCTGGGACGGGGTGATCGTTCCCGCCGACAGCGAGATCGAAACGCCCCAGGACCTCATCGGAAAGGTCGTTTCGGTCAACACGCTCAACAACACCCCGCATCTTGTTGTCCTATCGGCGCTCGAAAACGCCGGCATCGAAGACCCCGCGTCCCAGATACAGTTCCTCGAGGTCCAGTTCCCCGATGCCGTGGGGGCAGTGTCCCAGAGGCAGGTCGACGCCGCATGGGTCGTCGAACCCTTCGTGACCGTCGGCAGTTTTTCCGATACGCGAGTCATCATGAACCCGCTCATAGAGACGGGCGAAAGCTTCCTGATGTCTGTCTATTTCACCTCCGAACAGTTGATCGAGGAGCGTCCGGACGTTGTGGCCGCTTTCACCCGTGCCATCAATCGCGCAATGCAATACGCGACCGAAAATCCCGAGGCGGTGCGCCAGGCCTTCCCGCGCTTCAACCAGAGCGCCAGCGAGGCGGTGGCCGAGCAGATGGCGCTGCCATTCTGGACCACCGAACTCAGCCCGTCCGACCTCGAACTGGGTGCCGAACTGGCCCTGCGTTACGGCTTCATCGAACAGATCCCCGATCTCGAGGCTTTCGTTTACTCCGGCAGCGATTGA